From one Burkholderia pyrrocinia genomic stretch:
- a CDS encoding ABC transporter substrate-binding protein, which yields MKKLVLAVALALTAGAAAAKDPAVLRLGVDPSYAPFESLAPDGKLVGFDIDLGNAICERMKVRCVWVENAFDGMIPALKARKFDGVLSSMSVTEKRLAQIAFTDKINNVPPRLVARRGSNLQPTPESLQGKSVGVEQGSTQESYARTYWEPKGVIVRTYQTQDLVYQDLLSGRLDASLQSSVQADLGFLKTAKGANFEFAGPALHDPKTLGVGSAIGVRKDDDALRTQINQALASLIQDGTYQRIAKKYFSFDIYN from the coding sequence ATGAAAAAGCTCGTTCTGGCCGTCGCGCTCGCGCTGACGGCAGGCGCCGCCGCCGCGAAAGACCCGGCGGTGCTGCGCCTCGGCGTGGATCCCAGCTACGCGCCGTTCGAATCGCTCGCGCCCGACGGCAAGCTCGTCGGCTTCGACATCGACCTCGGCAACGCGATCTGCGAACGGATGAAGGTGCGCTGCGTGTGGGTCGAGAACGCATTCGACGGGATGATCCCGGCGCTGAAGGCGCGCAAGTTCGACGGCGTGCTGTCGTCGATGAGCGTGACCGAAAAGCGGCTCGCGCAGATCGCGTTCACCGACAAGATCAACAACGTGCCGCCGCGCCTCGTCGCGCGGCGCGGCTCGAACCTGCAGCCGACGCCCGAGTCGCTGCAGGGCAAGAGCGTCGGCGTCGAGCAGGGTTCGACGCAGGAGAGCTATGCGCGCACGTACTGGGAACCGAAGGGCGTGATCGTCCGCACGTACCAGACGCAGGATCTCGTGTATCAGGATCTGTTGTCGGGCCGGCTCGATGCGTCGCTGCAGTCGTCGGTGCAGGCCGATCTCGGGTTCCTGAAAACCGCGAAGGGCGCGAACTTCGAGTTCGCCGGGCCGGCGTTGCATGATCCGAAGACGCTCGGCGTGGGCTCGGCAATCGGCGTGCGCAAGGATGACGACGCGCTGCGCACGCAGATCAACCAGGCGCTGGCGAGCCTGATTCAGGATGGGACGTATCAGCGGATCGCGAAGAAGTATTTCTCGTTCGACATCTATAACTGA
- a CDS encoding DUF2946 domain-containing protein translates to MSALFRRRIGSILGLLAILMATLAPTISQSLSSERQFDAVSGAFCTAQNGADVAGPDHASLPEKAVHWQACAYCGLLADMPALLGGTSGFVPTDWPVHPTSAPAFQTPHSVFHFTAAQPRAPPFSS, encoded by the coding sequence ATGTCAGCCCTGTTTCGCAGGAGGATAGGCAGCATCCTGGGATTGCTTGCAATCCTGATGGCGACGCTCGCGCCGACGATATCGCAAAGCCTTTCGTCCGAGCGGCAATTCGACGCTGTATCCGGCGCGTTCTGTACCGCGCAGAACGGCGCGGACGTTGCGGGCCCCGACCACGCGTCGCTGCCCGAGAAGGCGGTCCACTGGCAGGCATGCGCATATTGCGGACTGCTTGCCGACATGCCCGCGTTACTGGGCGGGACCTCGGGGTTCGTGCCGACGGATTGGCCGGTTCATCCCACGTCGGCGCCAGCGTTTCAGACACCCCACAGCGTTTTCCACTTCACTGCGGCCCAGCCGCGTGCGCCCCCGTTTTCATCCTGA
- a CDS encoding copper resistance CopC family protein, which yields MPALKRLRHGLRAAAIATGISIAPMAFAHVFPHHQSPSAGAEVAAPARVAIEFDGPLEPAFSSLNVSSSNGKQVNTAKAEVDPNDRKSIHVALPTLPPDTYTVHWVAVASDGHRTHGDYSFKVK from the coding sequence ATGCCAGCACTCAAGCGACTTCGTCACGGCTTGCGCGCAGCAGCCATCGCCACAGGTATCTCGATCGCGCCGATGGCATTCGCGCATGTGTTTCCGCACCATCAGTCACCGTCGGCGGGAGCCGAAGTGGCGGCGCCGGCACGCGTGGCGATCGAGTTCGACGGCCCCCTCGAACCTGCGTTCAGTTCGCTGAACGTCAGCAGTTCGAATGGCAAACAGGTGAATACTGCCAAGGCCGAAGTCGATCCGAACGACAGGAAGTCGATACATGTCGCGCTGCCAACGTTGCCGCCCGACACGTACACGGTGCATTGGGTCGCAGTCGCGTCGGACGGACATCGCACACACGGCGACTATTCGTTCAAGGTGAAGTAA
- a CDS encoding NAD(P)/FAD-dependent oxidoreductase: MNSSTSDSSRPDVLIIGGGPAGATAAAFLTMKGRNVVLVEKEAHPRFHIGESLLPRNLDIFERLGVLEQVREIGVHKPGAEFVSDRTGRSCAFPFGNALNRDRTHAWQVRRADLDALLFRHAAACGAECVERTRVTNIKLDDTGGRHVVSAQDESGSTREWHPRYVLDASGRDTFLASRMKVKTSNKYNNTAAVYAHFTGVERREGELAGYISIHLAEDGWFWLIPLPDDTMSIGFVGDQSAWKGRKGTPTELLTERIASSPTVAARTQGAQRVSDVYSTANYSYRASEGNGNGFLMIGDAYGFVDPMFSTGVLMAMTGGELGAEAAHVWLDDPVRGKKLAQAAGRELTEAMDRISWLIYRVNDPVMRTLFMAPSNRLWMRDGVVNLLAGNLRGSWRAALPVMCFKAVYHVLSALHRRGVEISLPETPAPGI; this comes from the coding sequence ATGAACTCATCGACAAGCGATTCGAGCCGGCCTGACGTGCTGATCATCGGCGGCGGGCCCGCCGGTGCGACGGCGGCGGCCTTCCTGACGATGAAAGGACGCAACGTCGTGCTCGTGGAGAAGGAAGCCCATCCGCGCTTCCATATCGGCGAAAGCCTGCTGCCACGTAACCTCGACATATTCGAGCGGCTCGGTGTTCTGGAGCAGGTACGCGAGATCGGTGTCCATAAGCCGGGTGCGGAGTTCGTCTCCGACCGTACGGGGCGCAGCTGCGCGTTTCCGTTCGGAAACGCACTGAATCGAGACCGTACGCACGCGTGGCAAGTGCGGCGTGCGGACCTCGATGCGTTGTTGTTCAGACACGCCGCCGCGTGCGGAGCCGAGTGTGTCGAGCGTACTCGTGTCACGAACATCAAGCTGGACGATACCGGCGGACGTCACGTCGTGTCCGCGCAGGACGAATCGGGCAGCACCCGCGAATGGCATCCGCGCTACGTGCTCGACGCTTCGGGCCGCGATACGTTTCTCGCGTCGCGGATGAAGGTCAAGACCTCGAACAAGTACAACAACACGGCGGCCGTTTATGCGCATTTCACTGGCGTAGAGCGTCGTGAAGGCGAACTCGCGGGCTACATCAGCATTCATCTTGCGGAGGATGGGTGGTTCTGGCTGATCCCGCTCCCCGATGACACAATGAGCATCGGCTTTGTCGGCGATCAATCGGCGTGGAAAGGGCGCAAGGGAACGCCGACCGAACTGCTGACCGAGCGTATCGCTTCGAGCCCGACCGTCGCGGCTCGCACGCAAGGCGCACAGCGCGTATCGGACGTCTACAGCACGGCCAATTACAGCTATCGCGCCAGCGAGGGCAACGGTAACGGTTTTCTGATGATCGGCGATGCCTACGGATTCGTCGATCCGATGTTCTCGACAGGCGTATTGATGGCGATGACCGGCGGAGAACTCGGCGCGGAGGCCGCCCATGTGTGGCTCGACGATCCGGTACGAGGAAAGAAGCTTGCGCAAGCCGCCGGCCGAGAGCTGACAGAGGCAATGGATCGGATCAGTTGGCTGATCTATCGAGTGAACGATCCTGTCATGCGTACGCTTTTCATGGCACCGTCCAATCGTTTGTGGATGCGAGACGGCGTCGTCAATCTGCTGGCAGGAAATCTCCGGGGGAGCTGGCGCGCCGCACTGCCGGTGATGTGCTTCAAGGCTGTGTATCACGTGCTCTCGGCACTGCACCGCCGTGGAGTCGAGATTTCGCTGCCGGAGACGCCCGCGCCTGGAATCTGA
- a CDS encoding amidohydrolase family protein → MTTEDKREDPREAIDILIANGCVITMDPQRRVIDNGAVAVKDDRIVAVGGTDELQARYRATRTIDARRKAVLPGLIDAHAHAGHAMLRTIGGADGDAWSAAAETIYTRASDEAFWETESHLAALERLKAGVTTGVSLLGGGNSIMRVDDPVYARRHCDAVVRTGTRSIVAVGPSRPPAPRAYTRHTPDGSDTRDIDFDTMYDVCENIVDACHGDADGRIRIALTLPVYGPEHDPELAQYERDFRDQAACYGALARERGLTFTQDGHRAGTLAFAHRELGLLGPTSFMSHSIDLTDDDIAACVETGTAIVHNPSAIMSIIGRCPVPELIDAGVTVAIASDGAAPDRGYDMFRHMWQCMHYHRRHFRDPDVLPHGKVLEMVTIDGAKALSIDREVGSLEAGKLADIILVDLFRPHMMPMNMPVYRVTCFANAADVCMTMVGGRVLMDDRKVLSVDENAILERVNEVAEVMIERSGLRHLLDEPVTLWGRSHY, encoded by the coding sequence ATGACTACCGAGGATAAACGCGAAGACCCGCGCGAAGCGATCGACATCCTGATCGCGAACGGCTGCGTGATCACGATGGACCCGCAGCGGCGCGTGATCGACAACGGCGCGGTTGCCGTGAAGGACGATCGCATCGTCGCAGTCGGCGGCACCGACGAGTTGCAGGCACGCTACCGCGCCACGCGTACGATCGACGCGCGCCGCAAGGCCGTGCTGCCGGGCCTGATCGATGCGCACGCGCATGCGGGCCACGCGATGCTGCGCACGATCGGCGGCGCGGACGGCGATGCATGGTCGGCCGCAGCCGAGACAATCTACACGCGCGCGTCGGACGAGGCATTCTGGGAAACCGAATCGCATCTCGCCGCGCTCGAACGGCTGAAGGCCGGCGTGACGACGGGCGTGTCGCTGCTCGGCGGCGGCAACTCGATCATGCGCGTCGACGATCCGGTCTACGCGCGGCGCCATTGCGACGCGGTCGTGCGCACCGGCACGCGCTCGATCGTCGCGGTCGGCCCGTCGCGTCCGCCCGCGCCGCGTGCTTACACGCGCCATACGCCGGACGGCAGCGACACGCGCGACATCGATTTCGACACGATGTACGACGTGTGCGAGAACATCGTCGACGCGTGCCACGGCGACGCCGACGGCCGGATCAGGATCGCGCTCACGCTGCCCGTATACGGCCCCGAGCACGACCCGGAACTCGCGCAGTATGAGCGCGACTTCCGCGACCAGGCCGCGTGCTACGGCGCGCTTGCACGCGAGCGCGGGCTGACGTTCACGCAGGACGGCCATCGCGCGGGCACGCTCGCGTTCGCGCATCGCGAGCTCGGGCTGCTCGGCCCGACGTCGTTCATGTCGCACAGCATCGACCTGACCGACGACGACATCGCGGCGTGCGTGGAAACCGGCACCGCGATCGTCCACAACCCGAGCGCGATCATGTCGATCATCGGGCGCTGCCCGGTGCCCGAGCTGATCGATGCGGGCGTGACGGTGGCGATCGCGTCGGACGGCGCGGCGCCCGATCGCGGCTACGACATGTTCCGCCACATGTGGCAGTGCATGCACTACCACCGCCGGCATTTCCGCGACCCGGACGTGCTGCCGCACGGCAAGGTGCTGGAGATGGTGACGATCGATGGGGCGAAAGCGCTGTCGATCGATCGCGAAGTCGGTTCGCTCGAAGCCGGCAAGCTCGCCGACATCATCCTCGTCGACCTGTTCCGGCCGCACATGATGCCGATGAACATGCCTGTGTATCGCGTGACGTGCTTCGCGAACGCGGCCGATGTGTGCATGACGATGGTCGGCGGGCGCGTGTTGATGGACGATCGGAAGGTGTTGTCGGTCGATGAGAATGCGATTCTCGAGCGCGTGAACGAAGTCGCGGAAGTCATGATCGAACGCAGCGGGTTGCGTCATCTGCTCGACGAGCCGGTGACGCTGTGGGGGCGGAGTCACTACTGA